The genomic region TCAGCGGCCATACATCCCCAGCTCCAACCAATACGTCGAGATTTTCTTCCCAGCCGGACTGGTGACATATCGGTATGCCATCTAGCCTGGTAAGGCAGTAGGATGTGAGGAATATCAGAACCCGCATGACCCAGCCCTCGATCCTGTTGCTTCTCCACAACCAGGTCGAGGAGGTCTTTTTTTTCGCCCTGGCTGATCTCGACTGGCTCGCTATTGATGGAGTTTTCAGCCACGGCTAGACCTCAACCTTGATACCGAGGAACTTGGCTCGTATCGCTGCCCAGGTGTCGTCTGACATACCAGCATCCTTGGCAATAGACTCAGCTTCATTACTGGCTGCATTGAGTTTGGCTGCTATTTTTGCGCGTACCTCGACTGCCCATTTCTTTTGGTTTACGCTGGCGCGGGATGCCAGCGCGATGGACTTGGCAGCGGATGCCAGTATCTTCATGCGCTTTTCCGGCTCAGACTCAACGGCTTCCTGCAGATTGAGGATGGCGTCAAACATCTCGGTTTGAACCAGTGCCATGATGGCTTCAGATCGAGCATCACCTTCATCAGGAGATGCATTCACGATGGCTTCAGCGGCTTCTGTGCTGGCCTTGATCGCGGCCAGGCGGTTCTCCAGCTTCTGGCCATAGCGATGCACTGAGCTTTTACTAATGGCATAGCCACGCTCTTTCAGCGCGGCCGCAATCTCCATGTAACCGCTAAAATTGTTCTCGGCCAGCGTCTGGTCCAGCCATTTCCGGACCTCGGCTGGCAACCCTTGCACTTCGGAGCGTTTAGCCATTGTCCAGCTCATCAGGGGTAGGTTGACGCACGCCAGGGTAAGTGGCGCGGCCTGCGGCAATATCTGCACCGGGGCCAAGCAGCTGCACCGTGATAATCTGGCCGGTTTTTTCAGAGCGCACCAGGCCCTGGTCTTCCAGCCAGGCCACTTCGCCCTTGACCACATCGCCTGACACAGCCTGGCCAAAGCTCTCCAGAAATGCCTGCAGCAGAATCAAGGAAGCGCGATAGCTCTTGGATTCGTTGAGCGCACGCAGGATCAGGTAGCGCCTGTCTTCTTGTAGGATTTTCTTGAAACTCACGATTTATCCTTCTGCAACAGATGCTGATGAATCAACCGCACGCCATGGTTCATTTGCTTGAACTCCCCCTCAACCCGGCTGACACAGCTATTCAGCTCGTTGACCTTTTCATGGATCATGGCCATATCGTGATGCGTCGGTAGA from Methylobacillus flagellatus KT harbors:
- a CDS encoding VpaChn25_0724 family phage protein — protein: MSFKKILQEDRRYLILRALNESKSYRASLILLQAFLESFGQAVSGDVVKGEVAWLEDQGLVRSEKTGQIITVQLLGPGADIAAGRATYPGVRQPTPDELDNG
- a CDS encoding DUF3486 family protein, which encodes MAKRSEVQGLPAEVRKWLDQTLAENNFSGYMEIAAALKERGYAISKSSVHRYGQKLENRLAAIKASTEAAEAIVNASPDEGDARSEAIMALVQTEMFDAILNLQEAVESEPEKRMKILASAAKSIALASRASVNQKKWAVEVRAKIAAKLNAASNEAESIAKDAGMSDDTWAAIRAKFLGIKVEV